aaatcaattaatatggaacgtttttaatcaataagaacgggacatttcattgtcgTCCGGGAATACAATTCTCGACGACCGTTCGTCCGGTTGGCTCAAAAAATCTCGTCCACGAAAGTGAGGTTTATAGTAGTGATATTTGAATAACTCTGTCAATATACATTTCAACCTCGTCAAGAACCTTGGCAGCATTTGGTATTGTGACTAAACATGATGGTAGCAGTTTGAATACACTGGAAGTCTATGTTTTATTTCTTTTCTCTAAAATATATGATAAGAAATAGTTAAAAACGTGTTAATTCATACGTAGTACTACATTTTTTGTATGGTAGGAAAATAAGATTTGCTACCTGTTCCCGATGTCGAAGTTAATAACCTCGCGACTTCTCTCAGAAATCAGCCTTCAATCTTCACAATGTTCTCTAGTATATTACCTTTGTTCACAATGTTGATTGCAAGAGTCTTGTTTATATCTGAACAAAATCAATATGATATAATCTTCCCAACAAATTGCAAGCTTATATGAAATCATAAAGTGAACGTTTTGAAACAACTAATGATAATGTAGTTGAATTACTTGCCCTCATAGATTTTAGCATGTGTAACCTGACCTTTTAGTAATATCGGTTTACGGATGCTTTCGATATACTTTCGCTTCTCGATTAGCTTTTATCCTTGCCTAAACGGTAGATCCTCAACCGTCATGatgtttttttgttttatttttttttatcaatttgTATCTGTCAATCTCTatctctattatatatatatatatatatatatatatatatatatatatatatatatatatatatatatatatatatatatatatatatatatatattatatattatatatatattataacaaaaaCAATATTAACAAATCAGATTTACAAAAAGATGACATGTTAAAATCTTAACCCTTAAAtttaaaataacaataactaaGAACCATTGGATCAAACTAGATAACAATATTAGCACATATATGTCTCTAGCTCTAATTGAGACAAATTTGGTAACTATTACGATTTATTTACGGTAACTATTAAGGAGTATTTCTTAATCAATAATttgaaaattatatttatattttttaactTACGACTATAtcaataatatttaattaataataacttACAATTATGATCTatataaaataatacggagtacttaTTATCATAGATAACAaacaattattaaaaatatatgaaCGGATGagcaatacttattttaataattaataataatataattttttaatattattattaaataaacttataattaatattTGTGATAAAAAAAACTTTATACATGGTATTACGGGCCGAGTAAATATTTATATCCTTTGGCGGATTATAGGTGAATCATTTATATATCATACCCTGATAAACATGCATTTTTTAGTTTTTGTTGTTGTGTTAGTTTTTTTTATGAGTTCGATTGTATAACTTTATAAGTCGGGCGTCGTTGATATTTATGGGTTACTGGCAATCTGGCATgggcaaaaaaaaaaaagggtaaacgaGACTTGATGAGTAAAGAAAACATATTGTGGGTGGGTTGTTGATACAAGAGATTTGTGTCACACGTGAGTCATTCCTATACCCACTTATAACAACTTATAATACGTTCTTATAATCTACACACTTAAGATAAATCATGATAATTAGACATACCacatttttttttgaaaggcaggtATTTTATTAAAACTCAATAATCGCAAGGTACAATAATAATACAACACACTCGTAGAGATGCCGAGCTAGAATCCTACGACCGCAAAAAGGTAGCAAGCTAAAATGCCCGACAACTTACAATTTACATATTACATATTTACAAGCAAGGAACTAGGATTATGTAACCATTCATGCCATTCGATTCTTCTTTTTTTGCAACGCTTCGCGACTCAATCGTAGCTTAGAACTTGAATTTCGCTTAGAGCATTTGGAGGAGTCCAAGTTGTGTTCTTAAAAACTTTTTGATTTCGATTCTTCCAAATGAGATACCCGCAAGTCCACTCTACCGCTTGCCAAAGTAGATGACCCCAATCGGAACAACTCGAAGGGACAAGACCACGAAAGAGATCATCAAAAGATAAGTTGGCCGAATCAAATCCCCACCAATCACGAACTTTTTCCCAAACTACCCGAGCATGCGTGCACGCCAAAAGTGAATGACCCACCGTTTCAATATTCGAATCGCAAAGCGGGCATAGAACGGAATGAAGATCAATCCCCCGTTTGTCAAGTTCGGACAACACGGGCAATCTTTCCCGCTTCGCTCTCCAAACAAATATTTCTACTTTTTTTTAGGAACAAGGTTATTTTTCATTGAAGCCACACATGTAGTACTCGAAGGATACACCTTTTCCATGATATGTTTTGTTAACCTTTTGGTAGAGAAAAAACCGCAATTGCTAAGCTTCCACGAAAAGTAATCTTCTTTTTCCGGATTCAATGTCACATTTGAGAGAATTGCTTCAAGTCTATCCAACTCATCCTTTGTACGACCCGTAAGCGAGCGAGACCAACTCCATGAAAAAGCTATCGAGCCATCACGCGAATGTATACGATTAGCAACCGAAACTTGGGGATTAGATTCTAACCGCACCAATCTTTTGAAAACCTCTTTTAGTGGTTTGTCCAATAGCCAAACGTCTTCCCACAACTTAGTGTTGTGCCCATTTCCTATTTTTCTTTCGAATGAACTTGAGAACCCGACTCCCGCATTATCTATCTCGATCCCTGCTTTAACAATGCAACTCCAAGTAGAATTAGTAGACAAAAaatttcccccccccccccccccaatattTAGAAGCCCTGAATCCCCATAGATGCTCTTAATGACCTTAACCCACAAGAAAGTGGGTTCGGTaagaaacctccaccaccacttgccgattaaaGCCAAATTTTTACAATTTAAAGAATCCACATTTAGTCCGCCATTCGCCCGGGAGCGGATGACatcatcccatttaacccatgaaaTTTTGGAAACATTacccgacccaccccaaaaaaaaTTGCGTCTTACACTCTCGAGTTTTTTAAGCACGGAGGGCGGGGCGCGGTAGAGCGAAAAGTAGTACAACGGTAAACTATTTAGAACCACATTCACGAGAGTTAAACGTCCACCGAATGAAATCCTACGAGCTTTCCAATCCGATAATCTCTTCGCAAATTTATCAATCACCGGCTTCCAATTCGATAGTTTTTTTCATTTTAGCACCAATAGGAAGCCCAAGATAGATCATAGGAAAGGTTCCAACATTACAACCAAACACGGTTGACATATCCCTAACCTCCTCTTTGTCAACACCCACACCAAACAAGTTGCTCTTATTATAATTCACTTTGAGTCCGGAGCAAAGTTCAAAGCACTTCAAGGATTTCATTAAGTTTTCTAAATTCTCAAAACTCCACTTACCAAAGAAAatggtatcatccgcatattgtaaatgAGACAAAGTGATTTTATCTTTACCAATTTCAACACCAAAGAATCGGCCATTTGAGACCGCCGATTTAGCCATCCAGTTAAGTCCTTCCGCCGCAATAATGAAGAGAAAAGGGGATAGGGGGTCACCTTGCCTAACACCTCTCCCGAGATAAAATTCCTTAGTTGGAGATCCATTGACTAAGACCGAGACGGATGCCGAACCGATACATGAAGCAATCCATTTCCTCCACTTGGAACCAAACCCCATCAATATCATCATCTCATCCAAAAAGTCCCAATTTAGACTATCAAACGCCTTCTCAAAATCAACTTTAAACACCATACTTCTAATGTGCTTGCTCCTCAAAAATTCAAGAGACTCATTCGCAATCAAAACGCCATCCATAATATTTCTTCCTTTAATAAAGGCGCTTTGCTCAAAACCAACAAGATTCGGAATAACCTTTTTAATTCGATTTGAAAGGAGCTTAGCAATAATCTTATAAAAACTACCAATGAGGCTAATAGGTCTATACTCGTTTAGATTTACCGGGTTGGCAACCTTAGGGATTAAGGTGATAAAAGACGAATTGCAACCCGAAGAGATAGTACCATTTTGCCAAAAACCACGAATAGCTTCTATTAAATCATCACTAATAATTGCCCAAAACTTTTTAAAAAATCTCATGTTAAAGCCATCCGGTCCTGGAGCTTTGTTATTCGCACAACTGTTAACCGCCTCCCAAATTTCCTCCCCACTAAACTGTTCCTCGAGCCCCATAGCTTGTGAGTTGGAGAGTTTAAAAATTCCAGTGGTCGAATTAATATGTTCCCCTGGTCTGCCAGCATTCGAATAAGGCCCAAACTCGCTGGCATGTGAAGAAAGCCCAACCGTACCCGTGTAAACTGAGCCAGGCCCAACTCTGTTAACGCAATCAGGCCCAATCGAATGATTTGGCAGCAACCTGGGACGAGCATGGACTGTTTTGCAGAAAATACCTTTAAAGTGTTCAAAAATTGCATCCTTTACCACAATTGAATCCTCGCACCATGACCCGTTAATGTTAATTCCACGAAAATTACATTTACTATTTTTCCTTCGAATCATAGCATGAAAAAACTTGGTGTTTTCATCTCCCTCGATCGTCCATTTTACTCGCGCCTTTTATTTCAACATATTagcttttatttttgttttttccaCCCAACGACGTCTACAATCTAACCATCTATCCCGTTCCGCATCCGTGATAGTATTTGATTCCGCCTTTAATTCCCATTCCGACACTTCCTTTTTGAGCCCATCAATTTCCTTATCAAGACCCCCAAATTTCTCATTACACCATTCCTTTAAAGCAAACTTCACATTCTT
This genomic window from Rutidosis leptorrhynchoides isolate AG116_Rl617_1_P2 chromosome 2, CSIRO_AGI_Rlap_v1, whole genome shotgun sequence contains:
- the LOC139888761 gene encoding uncharacterized protein, whose translation is MIRRKNSKCNFRGININGSWCEDSIVVKDAIFEHFKGIFCKTVHARPRLLPNHSIGPDCVNRVGPGSVYTGTVGLSSHASEFGPYSNAGRPGEHINSTTGIFKLSNSQAMGLEEQFSGEEIWEAVNSCANNKAPGPDGFNMRFFKKFWAIISDDLIEAIRGFWQNGTISSGCNSSFITLIPKVANPVNLNEYRPISLIGSFYKIIAKLLSNRIKKVIPNLVGFEQSAFIKGRNIMDGVLIANESLEFLRSKHIRSMVFKVDFEKAFDSLNWDFLDEMMILMGFGSKWRKWIASCIGSASVSVLVNGSPTKEFYLGRGVRQGDPLSPFLFIIAAEGLNWMAKSAVSNGRFFGVEIGKDKITLSHLQYADDTIFFGKWSFENLENLMKSLKCFELCSGLKVNYNKSNLFGVGVDKEEVRDMSTVFGCNVGTFPMIYLGLPIGAKMKKTIELEAGIEIDNAGVGFSSSFERKIGNGHNTKLWEDVWLLDKPLKEVFKRLVRLESNPQVSVANRIHSRDGSIAFSWSWSRSLTGRTKDELDRLEAILSNVTLNPEKEDYFSWKLSNCEIFVWRAKRERLPVLSELDKRGIDLHSVLCPLCDSNIETVGHSLLACTHARVVWEKVRDWWGFDSANLSFDDLFRGLVPSSCSDWGHLLWQAVEWTCGYLIWKNRNQKVFKNTTWTPPNALSEIQVLSYD